One window of the Shewanella khirikhana genome contains the following:
- a CDS encoding cation diffusion facilitator family transporter, which translates to MSTRPFHSVADWQHPHDFFKHNDAGERSTRIVLILTLVTMVAEILAGTVYGSMALLADGWHMGTHAAAFLITLFAYRYALKHKDNPSFAFGTGKVGVLGGFASAVALGLVALIMVIESGMRLISPHEIAFDEAILVATIGLSVNLLSAFLLKDHHHHHHGHHHHHADDHDHVHEHEHKHEHQHLHAHSDADSHAHSHHLDTYEHEHEHHAHAQHEHQGHHHDHNLRAAYLHVLADALTSVLAIGALLAGKFLGLTWLDPLIGILGAVIIGRWAIGLVRDTAPVLLDATGSKSQRDRIKALVASVPDHGISDLHIWRISADHKACILGVVSHAPKDSSYFVNRIKSELGFHHVTVEVHRCDCEARGGH; encoded by the coding sequence ATGAGCACGCGTCCTTTCCATTCCGTTGCCGATTGGCAGCACCCCCACGATTTTTTCAAGCATAACGATGCCGGCGAGCGCAGTACCCGTATCGTGCTGATCCTGACCTTGGTGACCATGGTGGCCGAAATCCTCGCCGGTACCGTGTATGGCTCTATGGCACTGCTGGCCGACGGGTGGCATATGGGTACCCATGCGGCGGCATTTTTAATCACCCTGTTTGCCTATCGTTATGCGCTTAAGCACAAAGACAATCCATCGTTTGCCTTTGGTACAGGCAAGGTTGGCGTGCTTGGCGGCTTTGCCAGTGCCGTGGCTCTGGGATTGGTGGCGCTGATTATGGTGATTGAATCGGGGATGCGATTGATTTCACCCCATGAAATTGCTTTCGATGAAGCCATTCTGGTTGCCACCATAGGTCTGTCGGTGAATCTGCTGAGTGCGTTTTTGCTTAAAGATCATCACCATCACCATCATGGTCACCATCACCATCACGCTGATGACCATGACCACGTCCATGAACACGAGCACAAGCACGAGCATCAACATCTGCATGCCCACAGCGATGCCGACAGCCATGCTCACTCACACCACCTGGATACATACGAACATGAGCATGAGCATCATGCCCACGCTCAGCATGAACATCAGGGCCATCACCATGATCACAATCTGCGTGCCGCCTATCTGCACGTTCTGGCCGATGCGCTGACCTCGGTGCTCGCCATCGGCGCCTTGTTGGCGGGCAAGTTCCTCGGCTTGACCTGGCTCGATCCGCTTATTGGCATTCTGGGCGCGGTGATCATCGGTCGCTGGGCCATAGGTTTGGTGCGTGATACTGCGCCTGTGCTACTGGACGCCACTGGCAGCAAGTCCCAGCGCGATCGCATTAAGGCGTTGGTGGCCAGTGTACCGGATCATGGGATAAGCGATCTGCACATCTGGCGCATCAGCGCCGACCATAAAGCCTGTATTCTTGGGGTGGTAAGCCATGCACCAAAAGACAGCAGCTATTTCGTTAATCGCATTAAATCGGAGCTCGGCTTTCACCATGTGACTGTGGAAGTGCATCGCTGCGACTGTGAAGCACGCGGCGGCCATTAA
- a CDS encoding MarR family winged helix-turn-helix transcriptional regulator: MSTKEMDINKLLVEFYERFSAWEHHIVEGSGLPLPMMHTLELLGLYGPMRMTDLAEKLCISTGTLTVRVDKLASDGLVERITNPQDRRSLLISLTSLGLEIFKEHDRAHLDMTAKLTSNLSADDKATLQRLLGQLTEQFDTLA, translated from the coding sequence ATGAGCACAAAAGAGATGGACATCAATAAGCTGCTGGTTGAATTTTATGAGCGCTTTTCCGCCTGGGAGCACCATATCGTTGAAGGCAGCGGCTTGCCACTGCCGATGATGCACACCCTGGAGCTGCTGGGGCTCTACGGCCCGATGCGCATGACGGATCTGGCCGAAAAGCTCTGTATCAGTACCGGCACCCTGACAGTGCGGGTCGATAAGCTGGCAAGCGATGGCCTGGTGGAACGTATCACCAATCCACAGGACAGGCGCTCACTGCTGATATCGCTGACCTCGCTGGGGCTTGAGATCTTTAAAGAGCATGACCGCGCTCACCTGGATATGACGGCCAAACTGACCAGCAACCTCAGCGCCGATGATAAGGCCACGCTGCAGCGACTGCTTGGGCAACTCACCGAACAGTTCGATACGCTGGCCTGA
- a CDS encoding prolyl oligopeptidase family serine peptidase, which yields MKQRILLLGAASLLAFNVAAEGDDPFIWLEDVEGEKALAWVKTQNDRSLEELKAVPGYNALVDNALDILNDKARIPYAGRIGDHLYNFWKDETNPRGIYRRTTMAEYVKDAPKWETVLDIDALGKAEGVNWVFKGMDCQYPKNVRCLVSLSRGGADAVEIREFDLSSLSFVPADKQGFFLPEAKSSTSWIDENTLFVGTDFAEGDAWTDSGYPRKVKVWTRGTDIKDAKEVYAGNKASVASSGYVIWDDKTPLKLVSEAETFYEASYKALVDGKLVDLPLPKDADLKGFFKGDIFVELKSELKQGSSSFPQGAIVYTKADKLLAGKPEFALFVKPDANSSISQVTFTRNAVLVNWLEDVKSKLVRYRKDAKGQWQGENVGFPSNGSISVFDSSRDRDDLFVTYTSFLEPSTLYSVNAESLKRESLKAMPAQFDASKFEAKQYFATSKDGTKVPYFAVMAKDIKLDGTNPTLLYGYGGFEVSLRPFYSATTGKNWLEQGGVYVLANIRGGGEYGPGWHQAALKENRHKAYEDFEAIAEDLIKRKITSPKHLGIQGGSNGGLLMGAAFTRRPDLYNAVVCQVPLLDMKRYNKLLAGASWMGEYGNPDVAAEWDYIKTFSPYHNLKKDTQYPKVFFTTSTRDDRVHPGHARKMVAKMEDMGYEVLYFENMEGGHAGAADNKQTAELNSLAYAYLLKQLKL from the coding sequence ATGAAACAACGGATATTGCTTCTTGGCGCAGCCTCTTTGCTCGCCTTCAACGTTGCCGCCGAAGGCGACGATCCCTTTATCTGGCTCGAGGATGTCGAGGGTGAAAAAGCCCTGGCCTGGGTAAAGACCCAAAACGATCGCTCTTTGGAAGAGCTCAAAGCCGTGCCTGGCTACAACGCGCTGGTAGACAACGCGCTGGATATTCTTAACGATAAGGCGCGCATTCCCTATGCCGGCCGTATCGGCGATCACCTGTATAACTTCTGGAAAGACGAAACCAATCCTCGCGGCATCTACCGCCGCACCACCATGGCCGAATACGTCAAAGACGCGCCAAAGTGGGAAACCGTGCTGGATATCGATGCCCTTGGCAAAGCCGAAGGGGTGAACTGGGTATTCAAGGGCATGGACTGTCAGTATCCAAAGAACGTGCGTTGCCTGGTGTCTTTGTCCCGTGGTGGCGCCGATGCCGTTGAAATCCGTGAATTTGATCTCTCTAGCTTAAGTTTCGTTCCCGCCGACAAGCAGGGCTTCTTCCTGCCGGAAGCCAAGTCCAGCACCAGCTGGATTGATGAGAACACCCTGTTTGTGGGTACCGATTTTGCCGAAGGCGACGCCTGGACCGATTCGGGCTACCCACGCAAAGTGAAAGTATGGACCCGTGGCACCGACATTAAAGACGCCAAAGAAGTCTATGCCGGTAACAAGGCTTCCGTTGCGTCGTCTGGCTACGTGATTTGGGACGATAAAACGCCGCTTAAGCTGGTGTCTGAAGCTGAAACCTTCTACGAAGCCAGCTACAAGGCGCTGGTCGATGGCAAGCTGGTGGATCTGCCGCTGCCAAAGGATGCCGATCTCAAGGGCTTCTTTAAAGGTGATATCTTTGTAGAGCTTAAGAGCGAGCTCAAGCAGGGTAGCAGCAGCTTCCCGCAGGGCGCCATTGTTTACACCAAGGCTGACAAACTGCTGGCCGGTAAGCCTGAGTTTGCGCTGTTTGTAAAACCCGACGCCAATTCATCCATCAGTCAGGTCACCTTTACCCGCAATGCGGTGCTGGTGAACTGGCTTGAAGACGTTAAGAGCAAGCTGGTGCGCTATCGTAAAGATGCCAAGGGCCAGTGGCAGGGTGAAAACGTGGGCTTCCCAAGCAACGGTAGCATCAGCGTGTTTGACAGCAGCCGCGACAGAGACGATCTGTTTGTTACCTACACCAGCTTCCTCGAACCATCCACGCTTTACAGTGTGAATGCCGAAAGTCTCAAGCGTGAGTCACTCAAGGCGATGCCAGCCCAGTTCGATGCATCAAAATTTGAAGCCAAACAGTATTTTGCCACCAGTAAAGATGGTACCAAGGTGCCTTACTTTGCCGTGATGGCCAAAGACATCAAGCTCGATGGCACCAATCCAACTCTGCTGTACGGCTATGGCGGTTTTGAAGTGTCGCTGCGTCCATTCTACTCTGCCACCACAGGTAAGAACTGGCTGGAGCAGGGCGGCGTTTATGTGCTTGCCAACATTCGTGGCGGCGGTGAATACGGTCCAGGCTGGCACCAGGCTGCGCTGAAGGAAAACCGTCATAAGGCCTATGAAGACTTCGAAGCCATTGCGGAAGATCTGATTAAGCGCAAAATCACCTCGCCAAAACACCTGGGTATTCAGGGTGGCAGTAATGGCGGCCTGCTGATGGGCGCCGCCTTTACCCGCAGACCGGACCTTTATAATGCCGTGGTGTGTCAGGTGCCACTGCTGGATATGAAGCGTTATAACAAACTGCTTGCCGGCGCCAGCTGGATGGGTGAGTACGGCAACCCGGATGTGGCTGCCGAGTGGGATTACATCAAAACCTTCTCGCCATACCACAACCTGAAGAAAGACACTCAATATCCAAAAGTGTTCTTTACCACCTCTACCCGTGATGACCGCGTGCACCCGGGCCATGCCCGTAAGATGGTAGCCAAAATGGAAGACATGGGTTACGAGGTGCTGTACTTCGAAAACATGGAAGGCGGCCATGCCGGCGCGGCAGATAATAAACAAACTGCGGAACTTAATAGCCTGGCATATGCCTACTTATTGAAGCAGCTTAAGTTGTAA
- a CDS encoding phosphoethanolamine transferase → MKSIGLNRFTFFVALYYALILNIPLYIRAAEGLKALSHIDWLFVASLPVLLNCLLAFIFSLFSFKYLAKPFFMGLTLLSASVVYGMYKYGIVFDRAMMENIFETHSAEALMYVNAESIIGFALLGILPAVLIFKAPIEYRVWWKELLHKLGFMAAMLACAGAILGVYYQDYVAFGRNNDDMKQLIVPTYFMGAAGKYLNQRYFETPLVYQPLGEDAKNETTDSNQKPLLTVLVVGETARSMNYQYYGYQKDTNAHTKPYNPVVFDDVSSCGTATAQSLPCMFSRMSREEYDARRARAQDSAIDVLSHAGVQVNWIDNDSGCKGVCDRVSNELIALNDTPELCDGESCLDEVLLRRLDSLLEKGVEKDTLVVLHIMGSHGPTYYQRYPEAHRAYTPDCPRSDIQNCSNEALVNTYDNTIRYSDYIIAEVMKRLVEAQSRADTALMYISDHGESLGEKGLYLHGAPYAFAPKEQISIPWFVWHSPGFIKENQIDEDCLRGLKGPWSHDNLFDSLLGWMNVKTDVYQQDMDIFARCRAH, encoded by the coding sequence TTGAAGTCCATCGGTTTAAATCGTTTTACGTTTTTTGTCGCCCTGTATTACGCGCTAATTCTTAACATTCCCTTGTATATCAGGGCGGCCGAAGGGCTTAAGGCGCTTTCTCACATCGACTGGCTGTTTGTGGCCAGTTTGCCTGTGCTGCTGAACTGTCTGCTGGCGTTTATCTTCTCGCTGTTCAGCTTTAAATACCTCGCCAAGCCGTTTTTCATGGGGCTGACTTTGCTGTCGGCCTCAGTTGTTTATGGCATGTACAAGTACGGCATAGTGTTTGACCGTGCCATGATGGAAAACATCTTCGAAACCCACAGCGCTGAAGCCCTGATGTACGTGAACGCCGAGTCCATTATCGGCTTTGCCTTACTCGGGATATTGCCTGCGGTGCTGATATTCAAAGCGCCCATTGAGTACCGGGTGTGGTGGAAAGAGCTGTTACACAAGCTTGGGTTTATGGCCGCCATGTTGGCCTGTGCCGGTGCCATTCTTGGCGTCTATTACCAGGATTATGTGGCGTTCGGGCGCAACAACGATGATATGAAACAGCTGATTGTGCCGACCTATTTTATGGGCGCGGCGGGTAAGTATCTCAATCAGCGCTACTTTGAAACCCCACTGGTGTATCAGCCGCTGGGGGAAGATGCCAAAAACGAAACCACTGACAGCAATCAAAAGCCACTGCTCACTGTGCTGGTGGTGGGTGAAACCGCCCGCTCGATGAATTATCAATATTATGGCTACCAAAAAGACACCAATGCCCACACCAAACCCTACAACCCAGTGGTCTTTGATGATGTGAGCTCATGCGGCACGGCCACCGCTCAGTCGCTGCCGTGCATGTTTTCCCGCATGAGCCGCGAAGAGTACGATGCCAGACGTGCCCGCGCGCAGGACAGTGCCATCGATGTGCTGAGCCATGCCGGGGTACAGGTTAACTGGATTGACAACGACAGCGGCTGTAAGGGCGTATGTGACAGGGTAAGCAATGAACTGATTGCACTTAACGACACGCCTGAGCTTTGCGACGGTGAATCCTGCCTGGATGAAGTGTTGCTGCGCCGCCTCGACTCCCTGCTTGAAAAAGGCGTTGAAAAAGACACCCTGGTAGTGCTGCACATTATGGGCAGCCATGGGCCAACCTATTACCAGCGTTATCCCGAGGCACACAGAGCTTACACACCGGACTGTCCGCGCAGTGATATTCAGAACTGCAGCAACGAAGCTCTGGTGAATACCTACGACAACACCATTCGTTACAGTGATTACATTATCGCCGAAGTGATGAAGCGTTTGGTTGAAGCGCAGAGCCGTGCCGACACCGCACTCATGTATATCTCGGATCACGGTGAGTCACTCGGCGAAAAGGGCCTGTATCTGCATGGCGCGCCTTACGCGTTTGCCCCCAAAGAGCAGATCAGCATTCCCTGGTTTGTGTGGCACTCGCCAGGATTCATCAAGGAAAATCAAATTGATGAAGATTGTTTAAGGGGCTTGAAAGGGCCTTGGTCCCATGACAATCTGTTCGACAGCTTACTTGGTTGGATGAATGTGAAAACGGACGTCTACCAACAGGATATGGACATTTTTGCCCGTTGCCGTGCTCACTAA
- a CDS encoding GGDEF domain-containing protein, whose protein sequence is MTTASHSKHLEQSARILRQAVPQMSALGIPVTPENYAVWYQYYLGQDLGLVSAIDSLIANRVAFAQDVCVGLYNNFILNNAPEVLENVQLETVMLINSLLTKISQLSLGSESFQHNIEEFGQQLQHESDPKVLHNLVEQVLVEVDKVITDHASINTSLKSMNDELDHLRSEINELSVISVTDKLTGLYNRRAYEEEITQQLMQDEPKGSLLVIDIDHFKHFNDSWGHNAGDKVLVYVAHNLKMGVKGDDMVARYGGEEFVILLKDTSASNACLVAESLRERIATKKLTLGKEQVDLGKITVSIGVAELRAGESGEALFDRADRALYHAKTSGRNLVKLARD, encoded by the coding sequence ATGACAACAGCCAGCCACAGTAAACATCTTGAACAGTCAGCGCGCATTTTGCGCCAGGCCGTGCCGCAAATGTCGGCACTCGGGATCCCGGTGACCCCCGAAAACTATGCCGTTTGGTATCAGTACTATTTAGGCCAGGATCTGGGCCTTGTGAGCGCCATCGACAGCCTGATAGCCAATAGGGTGGCCTTTGCCCAGGACGTGTGCGTTGGCCTGTACAACAACTTCATTCTGAACAATGCTCCCGAAGTGCTGGAAAACGTCCAGCTCGAAACCGTCATGCTGATAAACAGCCTGCTGACCAAAATCAGTCAGCTGTCCCTGGGCTCTGAAAGCTTTCAGCACAATATCGAAGAGTTTGGCCAACAGTTGCAGCACGAGAGCGACCCCAAGGTACTGCATAACCTGGTGGAGCAGGTGCTGGTTGAAGTGGACAAGGTGATAACCGACCACGCCTCTATCAACACCAGCCTCAAGAGCATGAACGATGAGCTGGATCATCTGCGCTCTGAAATCAACGAATTGTCGGTGATCTCGGTTACTGACAAACTCACCGGGCTTTATAACCGCCGGGCCTACGAAGAGGAAATCACCCAGCAGCTGATGCAGGATGAACCCAAAGGCTCACTGCTGGTGATTGATATCGACCATTTCAAACACTTTAACGACAGCTGGGGCCATAACGCCGGCGACAAGGTACTGGTGTATGTGGCCCACAATCTGAAGATGGGCGTAAAAGGCGACGATATGGTGGCCCGCTATGGCGGCGAAGAGTTTGTGATCCTCTTGAAAGACACTTCGGCCAGCAATGCCTGTTTGGTGGCCGAAAGCCTTCGAGAGCGCATCGCCACCAAAAAGTTGACCCTGGGCAAAGAACAGGTCGATTTGGGTAAGATCACGGTATCCATCGGTGTAGCAGAGCTTCGCGCCGGTGAAAGCGGAGAAGCCCTGTTCGACCGGGCCGACAGGGCTCTTTATCATGCCAAAACCAGCGGCCGCAATCTGGTGAAGCTGGCGCGGGACTAA